Within Candidatus Deferrimicrobium sp., the genomic segment CGTGCGTCGGTATGTGGGAACAACCGCCTCCGGCGCCACTTCGGCGGCGGGGAGGAGACAGAAACGTCGCTGTGCCATCGACGCGTGCGGAATCACGAGCCCCGGCAGCTCGATCACGGCGTCCCCCAGAAGAAGGATGTCGACATCCAGCGTCCGTGGACCCCACCGGGCGCCGCCGCGGCGGCCAGCCTCCAGCTCGAGCCGCTTCGCCAGCGCAAGCAGATCCCACGGGGAATGCCTCGTCGCCGCGAGGACCGCCAGGTTGAGGAACCACGGCTGGTGGAACCGCCCGAACGGCTCGCTGGCGTACATCCGGGAGACGGCGAGCAGTTCCGTCTCACGGGAGAGCCGGTCCACGGCATCGCGGATCCGTCGGACCCGCCTCCCCTGGTTGCTTCCGAGGAGGAGAACCGCCTCGCTTGCCGGAGGACACTTCTTCCCGCGGTGGTCGCTAAGGCGCGACGACACGGTTGGTGAGGGCGCCGATCCCGCCTACCTCGATGGTCACGACATCCCCCACGTGGAGCGACCCGACGCCGGGGGGCGTCCCGGTCGCGATCACGTCCCCCGGAAACAGTGTCATGACGGAAGAGATGAACTCCACCAGCCGGTAGACGGACGCACCCATCTCCCGCGTATTGCCGTCCTGGCGGACCTCGCCGTTCACGAGGCAGCGGACGGACGCTTCGGTCGGGTCGAAACCGGTAACGATCCACGGCCCCAGCGGGGCGAACGTGTCGAATCCCTTGGCGCGGGTATACTGCACGTCCTTCACCTGGAGGTCACGCGCGGTCACGTCGTTGATGCAGGTGTAGCCGAGGATGTGCGCCGCGGCGTTCCTCTCCTCCACGTTCTTCGCTTTCCTGCCGATCACCACCGCGAGCTCCGCCTCGTAATCCACGCGCTGCGACTGCGACGGGTAGACGATCTCCCCCCCCGGATCGTTCAGCGCGGAGGGAGCCTTGAGAAACAGGAGAGGCTCCTCGGGGATCATCTTCCCCATCTCGCGTGCGTGGTCCCTGTAATTGAGGCCCACCGCGACGATCTTCCCTGGGACCACCGGGGCGAGAAGACGGACCTCTTCGATCCGCCGTACGACGCCGGTCGCCTCGACGCGGCCGAACGGGTCCGCCGCCGCGATCTCCCGGACGTTCCCGCCCTCCGGGTCGACCAGGCCGTACCGCACCCGACCCTTATCTTCGTAGCGCGCGATTTTCATTTTCCTATCCCCAGGACATCTGCCATGTCGTAGAGCCCAGGCGGCTTGCCGAGAACCCACGCGGCCGCCCGCACGGCGCCGCGGGCGAACGTGTCGCGGCTGTGGGCCCGGTGCGTGATCTCGAACCGCTCCCCGATCCCGCCGAAGATCAGCGTGTGCTCTCCCACCACGTCCCCGGCGCGGACGGCGAAGACGCCGATCTCCTTGCGGGAGCGCTCCCCCACCATCCCCCGGCGCCCGTACACGCCCGACTCTTCCATCGTCCGCCCGAGAGCGGTCGCCACCGCGTCGGCGAGACGAACCGCCGTCCCCGAGGGGGCGTCCTTCTTGAACCGGTGGTGCGTTTCGACGATCTCCACGTCGTACTCCTCCCCCAGCACCCGCGCCACGTCGGCCGCGACCTTGAACATGAGGTTCACACCGACGCTCATGTTGGGGGACTGGACGATCGCCACTTTCGCCGCCGCGTTCCGGATCCGCTCCATGTGGGTCGGGCCGAGCCCCGTGCTCCCGATGACGATCGGTTTCCCCGCGGCGGCCGCCGCCCCGGCGTTGCGCGCCGAAGAGTCCGCCCCCGTGAAGTCGATCGCCACGTCCGCGGCGGCGACCGCCTTCGTGAAGTCGTCGGTGATGGAAACGCCCGACCTTCCCGCCCCGGCGGCCTCGAAGGCGTCCTGCGAGAGAAGGGGGTGTCCCGCCGCCTCGACCGCCCCGGAGAGGAAATATCCGTTGGGACCCTCTTTCAGGACGCCGAGGATCGCCCTCCCCATCCGCCCCATCGCGCCGCAGACCACCACACCGGGCAAGGCCGCCCCCCTACACGATCTTCATGTCGGAGAGGACCTTCGCGAGGACCTTCCGGTTGGCGGGGGACATCCCGCACAGCGGGAGCCGGAACTCCTCGCGAACCTTCCCCATCATGGCAAGCGCCGTCTTGGCGGGGATCGGGTTCGTCTCGATGAAGAGCGCCTTCATCAGGGGCCACAGGCGGAAGTGGATCTCCCGCGCCCGCGCCACCTCCCCCATCGCAAAGGTGTCGTAGAGCTCGGCCATCTCCCTCGGCGCCACGTTGGAGACGACGGAGATGACCCCCCTGGCGCCGAGGGCGAGCATCGGGAAGTAGAGCCCGTCGTCTCCGGACAGCACGCAGAAGGTCTTCGGGGTCAACTTCAGGATGTCGCAGACCTGCGTGAGGTTCCCGGAGGCCTCCTTCACCCCGACGATGTTTTTCACCTCGGAAAGGCGCGCCACGGTCTCCGCCGTCATGTTGACCCCGGTGCGGGACGGGACGTTGTAGAGGATGAGCGGGATGTCCGCGGAGGCGGCCACCTCCCGGAAGTGCGCGATCAACCCCGCCTGGGTCGGCTTGTTGTAGTACGGCGTGATGACGAGCGCCGCGTTCGCTCCCGCCTT encodes:
- a CDS encoding fumarylacetoacetate hydrolase family protein, with translation MKIARYEDKGRVRYGLVDPEGGNVREIAAADPFGRVEATGVVRRIEEVRLLAPVVPGKIVAVGLNYRDHAREMGKMIPEEPLLFLKAPSALNDPGGEIVYPSQSQRVDYEAELAVVIGRKAKNVEERNAAAHILGYTCINDVTARDLQVKDVQYTRAKGFDTFAPLGPWIVTGFDPTEASVRCLVNGEVRQDGNTREMGASVYRLVEFISSVMTLFPGDVIATGTPPGVGSLHVGDVVTIEVGGIGALTNRVVAP
- the dapB gene encoding 4-hydroxy-tetrahydrodipicolinate reductase, with the translated sequence MPGVVVCGAMGRMGRAILGVLKEGPNGYFLSGAVEAAGHPLLSQDAFEAAGAGRSGVSITDDFTKAVAAADVAIDFTGADSSARNAGAAAAAGKPIVIGSTGLGPTHMERIRNAAAKVAIVQSPNMSVGVNLMFKVAADVARVLGEEYDVEIVETHHRFKKDAPSGTAVRLADAVATALGRTMEESGVYGRRGMVGERSRKEIGVFAVRAGDVVGEHTLIFGGIGERFEITHRAHSRDTFARGAVRAAAWVLGKPPGLYDMADVLGIGK
- the dapA gene encoding 4-hydroxy-tetrahydrodipicolinate synthase, translating into MFHGAIVATITPFRNGRLDASALKKLVEFQIRNGTDGIVPCGTTGESATLAYEEHERVIDLVLEAAGGRVPVIAGTGSNNTKEAVLLTRYAKKAGANAALVITPYYNKPTQAGLIAHFREVAASADIPLILYNVPSRTGVNMTAETVARLSEVKNIVGVKEASGNLTQVCDILKLTPKTFCVLSGDDGLYFPMLALGARGVISVVSNVAPREMAELYDTFAMGEVARAREIHFRLWPLMKALFIETNPIPAKTALAMMGKVREEFRLPLCGMSPANRKVLAKVLSDMKIV
- the folK gene encoding 2-amino-4-hydroxy-6-hydroxymethyldihydropteridine diphosphokinase, which gives rise to MSSRLSDHRGKKCPPASEAVLLLGSNQGRRVRRIRDAVDRLSRETELLAVSRMYASEPFGRFHQPWFLNLAVLAATRHSPWDLLALAKRLELEAGRRGGARWGPRTLDVDILLLGDAVIELPGLVIPHASMAQRRFCLLPAAEVAPEAVVPTYRRTVQQLLDSCEDPLEVIVL